Proteins from one Bos taurus isolate L1 Dominette 01449 registration number 42190680 breed Hereford chromosome 7, ARS-UCD2.0, whole genome shotgun sequence genomic window:
- the OR10H2 gene encoding olfactory receptor family 10 subfamily H member 2, with translation MLGLNYTSVSEFILIGFSTFPQHLLPVFFLLFLLMYLFTLLGNLLIMATVWSERSLHTPMYLLLCALSISEVLYTFTIIPRMLADLLSTDRSISFTACASQMFFSFTPGFTHSFLLTVMGYDRYVAICHPLRYNVLMSPRGCACLVAWSWVGGLFIGLLVTSAIFHLPFCGLSEVHHFLCHVPPLLKLACGNNVPGVALGVGVVCITALLGCFLLILLSYAFIVSTILRIPSTEGRHKAFSTCASHLTVVVVHYSFASVIYLKPKGLYSEEGNTLMAITYTVLTPFLSPIIFSLRNKELKIAIKKTFLRIWQDDQQ, from the coding sequence ATGTTGGGGCTAAACTACACCTCCGTGTCTGAATTCATCCTCATCGGCTTCTCCACCTTCCCTCAGCATCTCCTGCCCGTCttcttccttctgttcctgctgATGTACCTGTTCACACTGCTGGGGAACCTGCTCATCATGGCCACCGTCTGGAGCGAGCGcagcctccacacccccatgtacctCTTGCTGTGCGCCCTCTCCATCTCTGAGGTCCTCTACACCTTCACCATCATCCCGCGCATGCTGGCCGACCTGCTCTCCACCGACCGCTCCATCTCCTTCACGGCCTGTGCCAGCCAGATGTTCTTCTCCTTCACGCCCGGCTTCACCCACTCCTTCCTGCTCACCGTCATGGGCTACGACCGCTACGTGGCCATCTGCCATCCCCTGCGCTACAACGTGCTCATGAGCCCCCGAGGCTGTGCCTGCCTGGTGGCCTGGTCCTGGGTTGGAGGCTTATTCATTGGACTGCTGGTGACATCTGCCATTTTCCACCTCCCCTTCTGTGGTCTCAGTGAGGTTCACCATTTCTTATGTCATGTGCCTCCACTACTGAAGTTAGCCTGTGGAAATAATGTACCGGGAGTAGCCCTGGGGGTTGGCGTTGTGTGTATCACGGCTCTGCTGGGTTGCTTTCTCCTCATCCTGCTCTCTTACGCCTTCATCGTGTCCACCATCTTGAGGATCCCTTCCACCGAGGGCCGGCACAAAGCCTTCTCCACATGTGCGTCTCATCTGACTGTGGTCGTTGTGCACTATAGCTTCGCCTCTGTCATCTACCTCAAGCCCAAGGGTCTCTACTCTGAGGAAGGCAATACTCTGATGGCCATCACCTACACGGTCCTCACTCCCTTCCTCAGCCCGATCATCTTTAGTCTCAGGAACAAGGAGCTGAAGATCGCCATAAAGAAGACCTTCCTCAGGATATGGCAGGATGACCAGCAGTAG
- the OR10H4I gene encoding olfactory receptor family 10 subfamily H member 4I, whose amino-acid sequence MYLFTLLGNLLIMGTIWREHSLHTPMYLFLCALSISEILFTVTITPEMLVDMLSTHHSITFVACASQMFFSFMFGYTHSFLLMIMGYDRYVAICHPLHYNVLMSTRDCARLVSWCWAGGSVMGMMVTLIVFLLTFCGSNEIHHFFCHIFSLLKLACGRDTASLTLAVILVCVTALIGCLFLIVLSYVFIVAAILRIPSTEGRHKTFSTCVSHLTIVVVHYGFASIIYLKPKGPRSMDSNILMTTTYTVFTPFLSPIIFSLRNKELKNAIKRSFRRTFCPLNS is encoded by the coding sequence ATGTACCTGTTCACACTGCTGGGGAACCTGCTCATCATGGGCACCATCTGGAGGGAGCAcagcctccacacccccatgtacctCTTCCTGTGTGCCCTCTCCATCTCTGAGATTCTGTTCACTGTTACCATTACCCCTGAAATGCTGGTGGACATGCTCTCCACCCATCACTCCATCACCTTTGTGGCCTGTGCCAGCCAGatgtttttctcctttatgtTTGGCTACACCCACTCCTTCCTGCTCATGATCATGGGCTATGACCGCTAcgtggccatctgccaccccctGCACTACAACGTGCTCATGAGCACCCGTGACTGTGCCCGTCTTGTGTCCTGGTGCTGGGCTGGAGGCTCAGTTATGGGGATGATGGTGACACTGATAGTTTTTCTTCTCACCTTCTGTGGGTCCAATGAGATTCACCATTTTTTCTGCCatattttttccctcttgaaGTTGGCCTGTGGGAGGGACACAGCCTCTCTCACCCTGGCTGTGATCCTGGTCTGTGTCACAGCCCTGATTGGGTGCTTATTCCTTATCGTCCTCTCCTATGTCTTCATCGTGGCTGCCATCCTGAGGATCCCCTCCACTGAGGGCCGGCACAAGACCTTCTCCACCTGTGTCTCCCACCTCACCATAGTGGTAGTGCACTACGGTTTTGCCTCCATCATCTACCTCAAGCCCAAGGGTCCTCGTTCTATGGACAGTAACATTCTGATGACCACCACTTATACAGTCTTCACCCCCTTTCTTAGTCCAATTATTTTCAGTCTTAGGAATAAAGAGCTAAAGAACGCCATAAAAAGAAGCTTCCGCAGAACTTTCTGTCCCCTAAACTCCTAG